TGATGCTTTACAGTTACCTAATTTTTCTCTAAACTTAAAGAACAAGAACAGAAACTTCAGTATCTTAAGCGCCTTGGGTGAGCATTTCACAGTCATCCCTCTAACATCCAGGTGGCTCACCTCTGTGGCTCCTGAGTCTCTTGGGAGACTCACTGGCCTGAGGGCTGAGGAAATCTGCTGCTTGGAGACCAACACCTTTCTAGAAAGCTAAATACAAATATGGGAGCATAACTTACACTGTGTCAATGGTGTATGTCGATTGAGGCAGTTAAAACTATTCTTTTGCTTTAAAGTCcctgtttagttttgtttgttaggggttatgttattttattttatttattttattttattttattttattttatttatgccCCACCGGAGCAGCTTCCTTAAGTACTTCCAGGAGCCTGGTTCCAGTTTCCAAAGATAAATCTGATTTCTGTGTTAGAAGGCAAGCTCCTTCCTTCAAGCACTTTCCTGTGTGACAGACCTGGAAAGGGGCCAGTTGGATTCAGTACAATTTCAATTATTGTAACTTTCCTGTGCTTTCTATTCATTGAGATGAATCCTTGAGAAAGATCACTCATGGTAAAATATTTAGCAGGGTATTACCTCAGCTAAGGTAATAGCTCTTAGAGTGCAGGTGTGAAGAAAGAAGTACTCACTCCCTAAACTTTTTCCAGTTCATGTCCTGTTCAAAGTCTCTGTTTGAATGGACTCCACAAGCTTTGCATGATGTTTATTAATCTGATTTACTAATAGTCTTCTCAGGTTTAAACAGTGACAGAGAGAGAAGATAAGCTGGACTCAGGCTTGCAGGAGTCAGGGTCATGCCAACTGTGACACTTCTATTTGACTTTATGCACATCATTTAACATTTGTGGCTCTCTTGTCTGCCAAATGCAGATActaattcttcccttttttccctgtccaTACTTGTGTAGCTGGCATGTTTGGACAGGAATCAGCTCCTCCTTTGTCTGTGGATTCCTCACACACAAATGAGAAACAACCTTCTAGTTGCTTCTGTAGccacaaaataataaatggCTTTGACCTGCTCAGTGAAAAATGCAACCTTTGGATTACAttggtgaaaataaaaagtccaCTGCAGTTCACAAGTCAAAAACTGCTGATAGTATTTAGCACCAATGTCTGTCCTGGAACATCTGGCATTCATCActgctctccttttctttccactgCTGTATTTTATCCCATCTATTGGAGGTTTCTTAGCTCAGTCTCTATAAATTATGGCTGCCCTCAGTCAGGGTAGTGGGATCACTGCAGGCTGCAaggcaaaggaaggaaaaagaggcaGACTGAAGGAAAGTGTCTgctccccttttcctcccctctccctgtgcacAGACAGTACTGGACAGCATTACTGGACAGCAAGATACTCTTGCTATTGAAGGGAGATGGAATAgtttcctaaaataaaacatgtcTGTACCAGCCCTGGTTATGAAGGCAGAAGGCAGGAGAGGAATTGGAGCTGGAGTGGACACTCATTGCTATTGTTGGAAAAATTTGACTGCTTTGGAACAGCCCTTCAGCAAGTTTATAACGAGCTAGGAAAGCAAACATTACTTAATAAGAGATTTCCTGGGCAATGGCTTTGATGTgttattttagaattaaattGCTCTTACTGCAGAAATTTAAGTTACTACTAGGAAGAATAGTGCTGAAGGTGCTGGGAACACGTGTCTGTTAAAATTAGCCAAAACAGAATACTTTTActaattttttcctcaaaaagcTGTTCACTGCCATCTCCATGGCCATTCCATTCAGTgttcctgagcagtgctggcaagGCAAGGAGCCCTAGCAGCATTCTGGAGGTGCATTTCTGATGGGGAGATGAATCCTCCACCCTCCTGTGTGTGAAACACTCTCAGCTGCATGTGTGTGCTCCCTGCCAaaggaggtgctgctgtgtgtgcacagtgtCTCACAGCCCCATGCCCTGCCAGCTTTAGGAGCTAGAGGAGGAATTTCCTCCTTCTGGGAACACAGACACCTCAGTCCCAAGAAAAAGCCCATTTCCCTCACTGCAGACTGCCATCTCTTCAATCCCAAAACTTTATGGGAGAATAGAGGATCTTTATGAAGACAGAGGGTCTCTGCTAGAGACAGCTGTCATGTTTCCAGTTCTAGGGACAGCTTGTACTGTTGGGGACGTCATTGTGCTTAGAACAGCAAGGAGGCCCCATGTCATTATGTCTGTTCTTCCTGGTTGTcttgcttttcccttctctttggTCTCATGTCAGAAGTGTGTCTGAAGTTTGATTTAATACCAGGTTGACTGAAATGGGAATAAACTATTGCTGCTCTTTCTGGTTGTCAGCTCAGGCTTCTCTTCCTGCAAAGCATATTGCATTCCTGATTGCccattgtttttcatttatgttCCTGTGGTTTTATCCTGCTACTCACTGCACTCTCCCAAATTTCAGCAGAGGGTGTCCTGGTCAGCATCTGCATGGAGTGCAAGTGCTagaggggctgctgggctgtccTTCAGAGCAGTCCTGGCTGGCATAGCAGGCACAgggccaggcagtgccaggagccacagctgctctctgaaGTCAAAGAACAGGTTCAGTCCTGGTGATTTGTTCTGACTTTGTAGCCTGTTGCTGGGAATGGACATCCTGGTGAAGATGCTGCTGCTTGGCAAGGctgaaatgagaaagaggaaCATGGGTCTGATGCTGCACAAACTGCTTTGCGTGAGAtgttgcaagaaaaaaataacccacaAGTACAGTGGAATGGATGATGTAATGTTGATTTACTTTCAGATTTTTGCTGTCTGCAGTAGATCTCTGCTTGCCAGGCATCTGTCCCATTACTAGCAGAATATTTATcctgttttctcttcttcttgTAGAAAATTTTACTACATCACACTGCTGAGAGACCCCGTATCCCGTTACCTCAGCGAGTGGCGTCACGTCCAGCGAGGAGCTACGTGGAAAACCTCCCTGCACATGTGTGATGGCAGGACACCGACTCCTGAGGAGCTGCCCTCGTGCTACGAGGGCACGGACTGGTCAGGCTGCACGCTGCAGGAGTTCATGGACTGCCCCTACAACCTGGCCAACAACCGCCAGGTGAGGATGCTGGCCGACCTGAGCCTGGTGGGCTGCTACAACATGTCCTTCATCCCGGAGAACAAGCGAGCGCAGATCCTGCTGGAGAGCGCCAAAAAGAACCTCAAAGACATGGCCTTCTTCGGCCTGACAGAGTTCCAGAGAAAGACTCAGTACCTGTTTGAGAGGACTTTCAACCTGAAGTTCATCCGGCCCTTCATGCAGTACAACAGCACGCGGGCGGGCGGCGTGGAGGTGGACAACGACACCATCCGCAGGATCGAGGAGCTCAACGAGCTGGACATGCAGCTCTATGACTATGCAAAGGACCTCTTCCAGCAGCGCTACCAGTACAAGAGGCAGCTggagaggatggagcagaggaTAAAGAACCGGGAGGAGAGGCTCCTCCACCAGTCCAACGAAGCGCTTCCCAAGGAAGAGACCGACGAGCAGGGACGTTTGCCCACTGAGGACTACATGAGCCATATTATAGAGAAGTGGTAGCCTAGGCAGACTTTTATATCAATGATATTCTAGGGTTTCCATATAAGAGAGCGTGGAAGTAAAATTACAGAACAAcgagaaatattttatttaaaaaacgAGTCTGTAAAACAGAAGATAGGTTGCTTCCTTAAGCATAGGGTCTTTTTACTGTTTCTTACAAGACCGATGagattcttaaaaaaaaaaaaataaatacataaaaataaaaagtggtCAACATTCTAATGCAGAGataaaaaatgcacaaatgcAGTTACCCCACTCATAAGGCCAAATACAGAAGAATGTTTCTTATCCTCACGATTTTAACTCAAATGGCAGaagtaggattttttaaaatctgtttatcCCCTGAGCGTAATGATCTAAAGATACATAATTGAAAATACAAGGAAACAGAGGTTTTCTTTTATGGGGGAGGTGGGATGGGAGTTGCATTGTTTGTCAGTAACTGATGATGGTGACTAAGTTGAGGATGGGCCATCCTGTCAGGCTGGGATCTGAGCACACAGTCACAGCATTTCAGCTGGCAGCCACTGCCAGAAAGAAGAGcactataaaaaataaataaagaaaaccagtCAGAGGATGAGAAACATTAAAGCAAATGGACTGTGGCCTGGGAAATGTAtcacatatacatacacagcTTCATCACAAAAATAATAGGGAATTCATACACAAAACTCCCAGATTCGTTTCCCAGACAGGTCCCAAAACAAGTTAAAAGCCAACCATAGACTCAAACCTGCATTCACATGTTATCCTGTCAACTTACACCACTACCACTCAAGCCACCATCAGTACTGTGTGTTAGCAGCACATGAAAACCCTATCCTACatactaccaaaaaaaaaggaagaaaaaattaaatattccttCATAAATCCGCACAAAATTCAGCCCCTGCCAATGAAAAGTCATTAATGGGAATGTGATGAGGgggtgattttgttttgtttgttgctaTTTGAAATACTGACCCAGAATAAGCATACAGACCTACTCTTGCTgtattatttctgttatttttacttGCTTTTATCAAGAGGTAATGGGCATCAGCCTGCTTCCAGTGAAGCCACTAGAACTGATTTAAGTGGGAACAGGATGGGGCTCTCTTCCAGAGCTGTGAAAATTTCTGACTATGGGTCTGAATTAATTATGAGACAGTGCACATTGTCTTTTGGCAGAGTGCCTGTTGTGCAGCCCTTCCTTTAAATGAGCAAGCTGTGTTCATAAAACTGGAAAGGGGAGTCATGGATGGTGTTTTTATAGTCTCAGACCACTCTCAAAGCAGGACTCTTTCTCATTCAATGCTGTTTTTTAGGGCCTCATGTAAGTTTAATCCTCCAGTGTGGGGACAGTCTAACCAGGTTCTGCTCACAGACTTTTGAGTCATGGAACAACAATGACTTCTCTAATTCCTCTTCCCACTTGTCAAATTAAAATATGGcttatttttttgctgttgcaaGCACTTCTTTGTTTGGCTGGAAGCATGGAAATGAAGTAGTTTTGCCTGGTTCATGTCTCACTCCGATATTACTCAGCCTGTAAGACCTGAACCAGCTATTGTTTAGGGTAAACTCTGAACCAAATGGAATATGATTTGATTTTCAAAGGCCACGTTAACTGCAAATCAAATATGGCATTGAAATCActggaggagaggcagggaacTGATGCACTCAACTTTagcatttcatttttacagCATCCCTTTTCTATCGCACAAATCCACTGATGTGCTGCttggtttgtattttaattctttctctgcctctgtgctCTGTTTCCAGCAGTTTCAAGTTCAGACTGAGTTTGACTCAGTCAAAGTTCAGACTGAGTTTGACTGAGTCAAAGGAGGAGCTTCTTTATTCTCCTGTGCACACCCTGGGGGATACACCTTGCTTTTGGAGACTTTCTTCTCCTGAAGAGTAAAGACAGCAGAAAACTTGAGAAAATACAAAGAGCACTTGGGGCTCAAATACAATTCTGTTACAGCCCTGAGCCAAAGTCCACCAGAGTCAGAGGATGTCTTTCCTGTTGGTGTCAGGTGGATTTTGGTCAGGtctgcatcctgctgctgcaaagtGCACGAGCACACCCTGGCCTGTCTGCAGGCACACAGGACATTGTCACCCACACGTTTGGCTGGTACCAGGATGTGCCATAAGCATTCCCTCCTGGATGAAAATTGGGAAGCAAAATGAAGCAGTGTTTGGTGGTTGGCTCAGGGGCAGAGAAGGTATTACAAGTCCATTTGCTCATGTCTGAATTCCAAGGCTGGGAGAAGCTGTGTCTGCTAGCTGCCAGCACTTTTACGTTTTGCTGTaactaaagaaaacatttgcattttaaaaatgcaactttgCAGGCTGTTTACCCACAAAACCAGCACGTGAGATATAAAAAGCAGCTGTTGTACATGCACAGTTTCCACCTTTCCCCAGAAGCTTTCCAGGGTGTGTCCTGTGTCATGGATCCATAAGTGGTTCCTGCAGCTAATCCCTGTTTGAGCCCACTGCTGGGACTGTGTGTGATTAACACCAGCACTGTGATCAGGCTGTgtctgcctgggctgtgcctgtgttACAGGCTCTGAGTAACCAGCTGGGTGTTAATGAATCTGTCTGCAGGGTTGTCTACATCAGAAGTAGCCTCT
This Catharus ustulatus isolate bCatUst1 chromosome 10, bCatUst1.pri.v2, whole genome shotgun sequence DNA region includes the following protein-coding sequences:
- the HS6ST1 gene encoding heparan-sulfate 6-O-sulfotransferase 1 codes for the protein MKRAGRTMVERTSKFLLIVAVSVCFMLILYQYVGPGLSLGSPSGRSYSEELDLFPTPDPHYVKKYYFPVRELERELAFDMKGEDVIVFLHIQKTGGTTFGRHLVQNVRLEVPCDCRPGQKKCTCYRPNRRETWLFSRFSTGWSCGLHADWTELTNCVPGVLDRRESAAAKTPRKFYYITLLRDPVSRYLSEWRHVQRGATWKTSLHMCDGRTPTPEELPSCYEGTDWSGCTLQEFMDCPYNLANNRQVRMLADLSLVGCYNMSFIPENKRAQILLESAKKNLKDMAFFGLTEFQRKTQYLFERTFNLKFIRPFMQYNSTRAGGVEVDNDTIRRIEELNELDMQLYDYAKDLFQQRYQYKRQLERMEQRIKNREERLLHQSNEALPKEETDEQGRLPTEDYMSHIIEKW